Proteins encoded together in one Chloroflexota bacterium window:
- a CDS encoding glutathione S-transferase N-terminal domain-containing protein encodes MADKKVTVYSTPTCPYCKRAKDYLTQKGIPFTDYNVGEDKEKAEEMIQKSKQMGVPVIVVDDDVIVGFNQAKLDSLLA; translated from the coding sequence ATGGCTGACAAGAAAGTGACTGTATATTCAACGCCTACATGCCCGTACTGTAAACGGGCCAAGGACTATTTGACCCAGAAGGGAATCCCTTTTACCGATTATAATGTGGGCGAGGACAAAGAGAAGGCCGAGGAAATGATCCAGAAGTCAAAGCAGATGGGTGTCCCGGTAATCGTTGTTGATGATGACGTCATCGTTGGCTTCAACCAGGCGAAACTGGATAGCTTGCTGGCATAA